One genomic window of Corticium candelabrum chromosome 9, ooCorCand1.1, whole genome shotgun sequence includes the following:
- the LOC134184098 gene encoding uncharacterized protein K02A2.6-like has protein sequence MAAFQIAPPETFDCVSPDTWPVWIRRFERFRTASGLEEKDGKIQISTLVYAMGPKAEEILSSFILTEEQAKSYNEARSKFDAHFVARRNVIFERAEFNQRVQEPEESVDSFVTALYNLLENCMFGDLQDELIRDRIVVGLRDASLSETLQLDSELTLEKATLKARQKEAVKQQQGVIRKDDTHSTPAVVEAVRGRRPVAQTKQRKTASVHKEKSSSSGGKPIARDSCTRRGQKPSHGRAACPAVTAKCHKCERVGHYARMCKSKQKIEIVSDASFESDDSRGYLCLGVRSIGTVTVAWMTNAKVNGRELRFKIDTGADVTVIPEKVYKTTFSNAKLQPVTRHSLRGPGGHALDVRGKFVAKLQVKALAAQQEIFVVSGMTRCLLGRPAIEALQVIKRCETVQKAACNLVKVADVQAEFPNLFKGLGKMKEEYTICLKSDTKPFALSTPRRIPIPLMKKVEDELLKMQVEGVILKVDQPTDWCSGMVIVPKPNGRVRVCVDMFKLNESVKRERMVLPSVEHTLAQLQGARVFSKIDANSGFGRHRCQTSLPYSRRL, from the coding sequence AATTAGCACACTGGTCTATGCAATGGGACCGAAAGCTGAAGAAATCTTGAGTTCATTCATCCTCACGGAGGAGCAGGCGAAAAGCTATAATGAGGCGAGAAGCAAATTCGATGCACACTTTGTAGCGCGACGCAACGTGATATTCGAACGTGCAGAGTTTAATCAACGTGTACAAGAACCAGAGGAGTCGGTTGATTCTTTTGTCACTGCGCTGTACAACCTGTTGGAAAACTGCATGTTTGGTGACCTCCAAGATGAGCTCATTAGAGACCGCATTGTAGTAGGTTTGCGCGATGCGAGTTTGTCTGAGACGCTGCAGTTGGATTCTGAATTAACTTTGGAGAAAGCCACTTTGAAGGCTAGACAAAAGGAGGCAGTCAAACAACAGCAAGGGGTAATCAGGAAAGATGACACGCATTCCACACCTGCAGTCGTGGAGGCGGTTCGTGGACGACGTCCCGTGGCGCAAACCAAACAAAGGAAGACTGCCAGCGTACACAAGGAGAAGAGTTCGTCGTCGGGTGGCAAACCAATAGCAAGAGATTCCTGCACGAGACGCGGACAGAAACCGTCGCATGGTAGAGCTGCGTGCCCAGCAGTAACGGCGAAATGCCACAAGTGTGAACGCGTAGGTCATTACGCACGCATGTGCAAATCCAAACAAAAGATCGAAATCGTTTCGGATGCTAGCTTTGAGTCGGACGATTCCCGCGGTTATCTATGCTTGGGTGTTAGATCTATCGGAACTGTAACAGTTGCTTGGATGACCAACGCTAAGGTGAATGGGAGAGAGTTGAGGTTCAAGATCGACACTGGTGCAGACGTTACAGTGATACCAGAAAAGGTGTACAAAACAACCTTCAGCAACGCTAAACTTCAACCTGTTACCAGACATTCACTACGTGGCCCAGGAGGACATGCATTAGATGTGCGTGGAAAGTTTGTTGCCAAGCTCCAAGTCAAAGCGTTGGCCGCACAGCAGGAAATATTTGTGGTGAGCGGAATGACAAGATGTTTACTTGGCAGACCAGCCATAGAAGCTCTGCAAGTAATCAAACGCTGTGAGACAGTACAAAAAGCTGCATGTAATCTGGTCAAGGTGGCTGATGTGCAAGCTGAATTCCCAAATTTGTTTAAGGGCCTTGGAAAGATGAAAGAAGAGTACACCATCTGTCTGAAATCAGATACAAAGCCTTTTGCCCTTTCCACTCCCAGACGAATACCTATCCCCTTGATGAAGAAAGTGGAGGATGAACTGCTAAAAATGCAAGTGGAGGGAGTAATTTTGAAAGTAGATCAACCCACTGATTGGTGTTCAGGAATGGTCATTGTTCCTAAGCCTAATGGTCGCGTGAGAGTTTGTGTTGATATGTTCAAACTCAATGAGAGTGTAAAAAGAGAGAGAATGGTATTACCTTCAGTAGAACACACTCTAGCTCAATTACAAGGAGCTCGTGTTTTCAGTAAGATCGATGCGAATAGTGGCTTTGGCAGACACCGCTGTCAAACGAGTCTGCCTTACTCACGACGTTTATAA